Sequence from the Candidatus Woesearchaeota archaeon genome:
TATGAATGCGGATGACCTTGGGATGAGTAAAATGTTCAATAAATCAATATTGAGTTTAATAAAAGAAGAAAAGATAAACTCAACATCAGTATTAGTAAAGAGGATTACAGAAGAGCAAAAAGAGCAAGTAAAAGAGCTCATCAATCTCTCCAAAAAAATGAAAGTGAGTATAGGGCTTCACCTCGATTTTGAAAGCACTGATTATAATACGCAAATAAATACACAATTTAAGAAGTTCCAACAAATCTTCAATGCTAATCCAAGTCACTTAGATATTCATAAAGCATCAACGTGGAAAGAGAGTATTCCTCTTGTCGCAGAGTTTTGCAGACAAAAGAAATTGCCTTGTCGTAATAAAGGAGGAACGAGTAAATACTGGAAAACAACAGATGCTCCTGCGTTTCATGGAACAACAGATAATTTTGAAGATATAGAGAATTGGATAAAAACATTAGAAGAAGGAAAGTGGTATGAAATATTGTTCCATCCTGGAATGTATGATC
This genomic interval carries:
- a CDS encoding ChbG/HpnK family deacetylase gives rise to the protein MINLIMNADDLGMSKMFNKSILSLIKEEKINSTSVLVKRITEEQKEQVKELINLSKKMKVSIGLHLDFESTDYNTQINTQFKKFQQIFNANPSHLDIHKASTWKESIPLVAEFCRQKKLPCRNKGGTSKYWKTTDAPAFHGTTDNFEDIENWIKTLEEGKWYEILFHPGMYDPNCKSSLNKERELDTKHIHKLHSILKKYNIKLVSYHDVATAH